Proteins found in one Populus alba chromosome 14, ASM523922v2, whole genome shotgun sequence genomic segment:
- the LOC118041822 gene encoding serine/threonine-protein phosphatase 5 isoform X2 → MPNMETQNSNVSRAEEIKVLANEAFKAHKYGQAIDLYSQAIELNGDNAVYWANRAFAHSKLEEYGSAILDASKAVEIDPKYSKGYYRRGAAYLAMGKFKDALKDFQQVKKICPNDPDASKKLKECEKAVMKLKFEEAIAVPESQRRSVADSIDFHSIDVEPQYSGARIEGDIVTLDFVKKMMDDFKNQKCLHKRYAFQMVLQTREILQALPSLVDINVPEGKHFTVCGDVHGQFYDLLNIFELNGFPSEENPYLFNGDFVDRGSFSLEVILTLFAFKCMCPSAIYLSRGNHESKSMNKIYGFEGEVRSKLSETFVELFAEVFCCLPLAHVINGKVFVVHGGLFSVDGVKLSDIKAIDRFCEPPEEGLMCELLWSDPQPFPGRGPSKRGVGLSFGKDVTQRFLQDNNLDLVVRSHEVKDEGYEIEHDGKLITVFSAPNYCDQMGNKGAFIRFEAPDLKPNIVTFSAVPHPNVKPMAYANNFLRMFS, encoded by the exons ATGCCAAATATGGAAACTCAAAATTCTAACGTTTCACGAGCTGAAGAAATCAAAGTCTTGGCCAATGAAGCATTTAAAG CCCACAAATATGGACAGGCTATTGATCTGTACTCGCAAGCTATCGAACTAAATGGTGACAATGCAGTTTACTGGGCTAATCGTGCATTCGCCCACTCTAAACTCGAGGAATATGGCAGTGCGATACTGGATGCTTCGAAAGCCGTTGAAATCGATCCTAAATACTCAAAG GGTTATTACAGGCGAGGTGCTGCTTATCTTGCCATGGGCAAATTCAAAGATGCTCTAAAGGACTTCCAACAA GTGAAAAAAATCTGCCCAAATGATCCTGATGcttcaaagaaattaaaggaaTGTGAGAAGGCAGTAATGAAGCTTAAGTTTGAAGAAGCAATTGCTGTTCCCGAGTCTCAGAGGCGCTCAGTAGCTGATTCTATTGATTTTCATTCGATAG ATGTGGAGCCACAATACTCTGGTGCAAGGATAGAGGGAGATATTGTCACTTTGGATTTTGTCAAGAAAATGATGGATGACTTCAAGAATCAAAAGTGCTTACACAAACG ATATGCATTCCAGATGGTTTTACAAACAAGAGAAATTCTGCAAGCTCTTCCTTCTTTGGTTGATATAAATGTTCCTGAGGGCAAGCATTTCACTGTTTGTGGTGATGTACATGGTCAG TTCTACGATCTGTTAAACATTTTTGAGCTGAATGGGTTTCCCTCGGAAGAGAATCCATATCTGTTTAATGGTGACTTTGTGGATAGGGGATCATTTTCCTTGGAAGTCATCCTCACATTGTTTGCTTTCAAGTGCATGTGTCCATCAG CTATATATCTTTCTAGAGGAAATCatgaaagcaagagcatgaacAAGATATATGGTTttgagggtgaggtcagatccaAGTTGAGCGAGACATTTGTCGAACTCTTTGCAGAAGTCTTCTGTTGTTTACCTTTGGCTCATGTAATAAATGGGAAGGTGTTTGTGGTACATGGAGGTCTTTTTAGTGTTGATGGGGTGAAACTGTCTGACATTAAAGCCATTGATCGGTTTTGCGAACCTCCAGAGGAAG GATTGATGTGTGAATTGCTATGGAGTGATCCACAGCCATTCCCTGGAAGAGGTCCTAGCAAGCGGGGTGTAGGGCTTTCTTTTGGTAAAGATGTGACACAGAGATTTTTGCAGGACAATAACCTAG ATTTAGTTGTGCGGTCTCATGAAGTAAAGGATGAAGGATATGAGATCGAGCATGATGGTAAATTGATCACTGTATTTTCTGCTCCAAATTATTGTGATCAG ATGGGTAACAAGGGTGCTTTTATTCGATTTGAAGCCCCTGATTTGAAGCCAAATATTGTTACATTCTCAGCAGTG CCTCACCCTAATGTCAAGCCTATGGCATATGCAAACAACTTCCTGCGAATGTTCTCATAA
- the LOC118041820 gene encoding probable galacturonosyltransferase 15, with protein sequence MKFYISTTGIKRVTISTTNSSAKGSTVATRRITRRTFLPVVLLLSIVLPFLFVRIAFLVLESASACNSALDCIGWRLLGGSEASLLREELTRALMEAKEGHGTNDGDYRREGSTESFNVLVNEMTSNQQDIKTFAFRTKAMLSMMELKVQSAREQESVNWHLASHGVPKSLHCLCLKLAEEYAVNAMARSHLPPPEYVSRLTDPSFHHVVLLTDNVLAASVVISSTVQHSANPEKLVFHVVTDKKTYIPMNAWFAINPIKSAAVEVKGLHQYDWSHEVNVHVKEMLEIHRLILSHYNDNLRNANFQHDGVNRRSLEALTPSCLSLLNHLRIYIPELFPDLNKIVFLDEDVVVQHDMSSLWELDLNKKVVGAVVDSWCGDNCCPGKKYKDYLNFSYPIISSNFDHDRCVWLYGVNVFDLEAWRRVKITTNYHKWLKHNLNFGMELWQPGVHPPALLAFEGQVHPIDPSWHVGGLGYRPPQAHDIKMLSDAMVLHFSGPAKPWLDVGFPELRSLWNRHVNFSDKFIRKCRFLG encoded by the exons CCGGACGTTTTTGCCGGTGGTGCTGTTGCTTTCGATTGTTTTGCCCTTTCTTTTTGTTAGAATTGCGTTTTTGGTTCTTGAATCTGCCTCTGCCTGCAATTCTGCTCTCg ACTGCATAGGATGGAGGCTACTCGGCGGGAGCGAAGCATCTTTG CTAAGGGAAGAACTGACAAGAGCTTTAATGGAGGCAAAGGAGGGCCATGGCACTAATGATGGTGATTATAGAAGAGAGGGCTCAACAGAATCATTCAATGTGCTTGTCAACGAAATGACTTCGAACCAGCAAGACATAAAGACCTTTGCTTTCAGGACCAAGGCCATG CTATCAATGATGGAGCTCAAGGTTCAGTCTGCCAGAGAGCAAGAATCAGTAAACTGGCATTTAGCTTCACATGGTGTTCCAAAGAGCCTGCATTGCCTTTGCCTTAAACTAGCTGAGGAATATGCTGTAAATGCCATGGCCCGATCTCATTTACCTCCCCCTGAATATGTTTCTCGCCTCACTGATCCATCCTTCCACCATGTTGTTCTTCTAACTGATAATGTTCTTGCTGCCTCTGTTGTCATCTCTTCCACAGTCCAACACTCAGCCAACCCTGAAAAGTTGGTTTTCCATGTAGTCACTGACAAAAAAACTTACATTCCGATGAATGCATGGTTTGCAATCAATCCTATTAAATCAGCAGCTGTGGAAGTTAAGGGGTTGCACCAATATGATTGGTCTCATGAGGTGAATGTCCATGTCAAAGAGATGTTAGAGATTCATCGCTTAATTTTGAGCCATTACAATGACAATTTGAGAAATGCCAACTTTCAACATGATGGGGTAAACAGAAGAAGTTTGGAGGCTTTAACCCCTAGCTGCCTCTCCCTTTTGAATCATCTCAGAATTTATATCCCTGAG CTGTTTCCAGATCTCAACAAGATAGTATTCTTAGATGAAGATGTTGTGGTACAACATGACATGTCATCTTTGTGGGAATTGGATCTCAACAAGAAAGTTGTCGGTGCAGTTGTTGATTCATGGTGTGGAGACAACTGCTGCCCaggaaaaaaatacaaggattactTGAACTTTTCTTACCCAATAATTTCATCCAATTTTGACCATGATCGTTGTGTTTGGCTCTATGGTGTGAATGTCTTTGATCTTGAAGCTTGGAGGAGGGTCAAAATCActacaaattatcataaatggTTGAAACAT AACCTCAATTTTGGGATGGAATTATGGCAACCAGGAGTGCATCCGCCAGCCTTGCTTGCATTCGAGGGTCAGGTACATCCAATTGATCCTTCATGGCATGTCGGTGGACTAGGTTATAGACCCCCACAAGCTCACGATATTAAGATGTTAAGTGATGCCATGGTTTTACATTTTAGCGGCCCGGCAAAGCCATGGCTTGATGTTGGGTTCCCTGAGCTACGAAGTTTATGGAATAGACATGTAAATTTTTCAGACAAGTTTATTAGGAAATGCAGATTTCTGGGATGA
- the LOC118041821 gene encoding citrate synthase, glyoxysomal: MSKSDSSPETARSRLAVLTAHLVGATTLESSSINRSCVSAQVSPPGNLRGALTVIDERTGKKYQIPVSQDGTVKASDFKKISTGKNDKGLKLYDPGYLNTAPVRSSISYIDGDEGILRYRGYPIEELAESSTFVEVAYLVMYGSLPSQIQLADWEFAILQHSALPQGVLDIIQAMPHDAHPMGVLVSAMSTLSIYHPDANPALRGQDLYKSKQVRDKQIARILGKAPTIAAAAYLRLAGRPPVIPSSNLSYSENFLYMLDSLGDRSYKPNPRLARVLDILFILHAEHEMNCSTSAARHLASSGVDVYTALAGAVGALYGPLHGGANEAVLKMLSEIGTVENIPDFLEGVKNRKRKMSGFGHRVYKNYDPRAKVIKKLAEEVFSIVGRDPLIEVAVALEKAALADEYFVKRKLYPNVDFYSGLIYRAMGFPTEFFPVLFAIPRMAGYLAHWRESLDDPDTKIMRPQQVYTGEWLRHYMPLKEREASSNADKPGQISVSNASMRRRAGSRV; encoded by the exons atgtcaaaATCAGACTCTTCCCCGGAAACAGCTCGCAGCCGCTTGGCCGTGCTCACCGCTCATTTAGTTGGAGCAACGACACTCGAGTCGTCGTCGATTAACCGGTCTTGCGTGTCTGCGCAGGTCTCTCCTCCTGGAAACCTCCGGGGCGCTTTGACGGTGATCGATGAGAGGACTGGTAAGAAATACCAGATTCCGGTCTCTCAAGACGGCACCGTCAAAGCCTCTGATTTCAAGAag ATCTCGACAGGAAAGAATGACAAGGGGCTGAAGCTGTACGATCCAGGATATCTGAATACGGCACCTGTTCGATCGTCGATTTCGTATATAGATGGTGATGAGGGTATCCTTAGATACAGAGGCTACCCTATTGAGGAATTGGCTGAGAGCAGTACCTTTGTGGAAGTGGCCTACCTCGTTA TGTATGGGAGTTTGCCGTCTCAAATTCAGTTAGCAGACTGGGAATTTGCTATTTTGCAACATTCAGCTCTACCTCAGGGTGTTTTG GATATTATACAGGCGATGCCTCATGATGCACATCCAATGGGTGTGCTAGTCAGTGCAATGAGCACTCTTTCCATCTATCATCCTGATGCCAATCCAGCTCTCAGA GGGCAAGATCTTTACAAGTCAAAACAAGTGAGAGACAAACAGATTGCTCGCATTCTTGGAAAG GCACCAACCATTGCAGCCGCAGCTTATTTGAGGTTGGCTGGCAGGCCTCCAGTTATACCTTCTAGCAACCTTTCTTATTCAGAGAACTTCCTGTACATGCTAGATTCATT GGGCGACCGGTCTTATAAACCTAATCCTCGACTGGCTCGAGTACTAGATATACTTTTCATACTGCATGCAGAACATGAGATGAATTGCTCCACTTCTGCTGCCCGACATCTTGCATCCAG TGGTGTTGATGTATACACTGCTCTTGCGGGGGCTGTTGGAGCATTGTATGGTCCTCTTCATGGTGGAGCAAATGAG GCTGTGCTTAAGATGCTAAGTGAGATTGGAACCGTTGAAAACATTCCAGATTTCCTTGAGGGCGTGAAGAACAG GAAGCGAAAGATGTCAGGTTTTGGACATCGTGTGTATAAAAACTATGATCCTAGAGCAAAGGTCATTAAGAAACTGGCAGAGGAGGTGTTTTCCATTGTTGGCCGGGATCCTCTTATTGAG GTAGCAGTTGCCTTGGAAAAGGCTGCACTAGCTGATGAATATTTTGTTAAGAGGAAGCTCTATCCAAATGTTGATTTCTACTCTGGGTTAATATATAG GGCAATGGGATTTCCGACGGAGTTTTTCCCCGTCCTATTTGCAATCCCTCGAATGGCTGGCTATTTAGCCCACTGGCGAGAGTCACTGGATGATCCTGATACAAAGATAATGAGACCacaacag GTTTACACCGGGGAATGGCTGCGGCATTATATGCCACTGAAAGAACGGGAGGCGTCAAGCAATGCAGATAAGCCTGGTCAAATTTCCGTTTCAAATGCCTCCATGCGACGGCGTGCTGGATCTCGGGTCTAG
- the LOC118041823 gene encoding actin-related protein 2/3 complex subunit 1A: protein MAAVEVHQFAQCITCHAWSADRSMIAFCPNNNEVHIYRLSQDKWEKVHVLQKHDQIVCGVDWSARSNRIVTASHDRNSYVWNQEGSEWVPTLVILRLNRAALCVQWSPKENKFAVGSGAKTVCICYYEQDNNWWVSKLIRKRHDSSVTSVAWHPNNILLATTSTDGKCRVFSTFIKGVDTRDSKAGSVSDSKFGEQIVQLDLSFSWAFGVKWSPSGNTLAYVGHNSMIYFVDDVGPSPLAQNVAFRDLPLRDVLFISEKMVIGVGFDCNPMVFAADERGIWSFIRFLGERKSTLSGSRYSSQFSEAFGKFYGQSKNGASNDSIEPSRSRGGIHENCISCIMSLTESGSSRKTRFSTSGLDGKVVVWDLENQEDLSGYL from the exons ATGGCAGCCGTTGAAGTTCATCAGTTCGCTCAGTGCATCACTTGCCACGCTTGGAGCGCGGATCGATCTA TGATTGCATTTTGTCCAAACAACAATGAAGTTCACATATATAGACTGTCCCAAGACAAGTGGGAGAAGGTCCATGTTCTTCAAAAG CACGACCAGATTGTTTGTGGGGTAGATTGGAGTGCGAGATCAAACAGAATTGTTACTGCATCTCATGATCGAAATTC ATATGTCTGGAACCAAGAAGGATCAGAATGGGTACCGACCCTTGTTATACTCAGGCTAAACCGCGCTGCACTTTGTGTGCAGTGGAGCCCAAAAG AGAACAAGTTTGCTGTTGGAAGTGGGGCTAAAACTGTTTGTATATGCTACTATGAGCAAGACAACAACTG GTGGGTCAGTAAACTTATCAGGAAAAGACATGATTCCTCGGTGACAAGTGTTGCTTGGCATCCTAATAAT ATTCTTCTTGCGACGACATCTACAGATGGAAAATGTCGAGTGTTTTCCACTTTTATTAAAGGTGTTGATACAAG GGACTCCAAAGCAGGCTCTGTCTCAGATTCAAAATTTGGAGAG CAAATTGTTCAGCTTGATCTCTCGTTTTCCTGGGCATTTGGTGTGAAGTGGTCGCCTAGTGGCAATACCTTGGCTTATGTAG GACataattccatgatttattttgttgatgatgttgGTCCATCTCCATTGGCCCAGAATGTTGCATTTCGCGATTTACCTCTCCGTGAT GTCTTATTTATTTCTGAGAAAATGGTCATAGGAGTGGGATTCGACTGCAACCCTATGGTTTTTGCAGCAGATGAAAGAGGAATATG GAGCTTTATCAGGTTCCTTGGTGAAAGAAAATCAACACTTTCAGGTTCAAGATACAGCTCACAG TTTTCTGAAGCATTTGGAAAATTTTATGGCCAATCGAAGAATGGAGCGAGCAATGACAGCATTGAACCTTCAAGGTCACGTGGAGGCATTCACGAGAATTGCATAAG TTGTATCATGTCTCTTACAGAATCAGGGAGTTCTAGAAAAACACGCTTCAGCACTTCAG GATTGGATGGTAAAGTAGTTGTTTGGGATTTGGAGAACCAGGAAGATCTATCTGGATATCTGTAA
- the LOC118041822 gene encoding serine/threonine-protein phosphatase 5 isoform X1 translates to MPNMETQNSNVSRAEEIKVLANEAFKAHKYGQAIDLYSQAIELNGDNAVYWANRAFAHSKLEEYGSAILDASKAVEIDPKYSKGYYRRGAAYLAMGKFKDALKDFQQVKKICPNDPDASKKLKECEKAVMKLKFEEAIAVPESQRRSVADSIDFHSIGTSPSSSSMPTQVAIAPVAVAVVAAGAMLVGTAKPVVVVAVLMVVLVVLGAYLWGSCRGSGVFTKRGIMDLDVEPQYSGARIEGDIVTLDFVKKMMDDFKNQKCLHKRYAFQMVLQTREILQALPSLVDINVPEGKHFTVCGDVHGQFYDLLNIFELNGFPSEENPYLFNGDFVDRGSFSLEVILTLFAFKCMCPSAIYLSRGNHESKSMNKIYGFEGEVRSKLSETFVELFAEVFCCLPLAHVINGKVFVVHGGLFSVDGVKLSDIKAIDRFCEPPEEGLMCELLWSDPQPFPGRGPSKRGVGLSFGKDVTQRFLQDNNLDLVVRSHEVKDEGYEIEHDGKLITVFSAPNYCDQMGNKGAFIRFEAPDLKPNIVTFSAVPHPNVKPMAYANNFLRMFS, encoded by the exons ATGCCAAATATGGAAACTCAAAATTCTAACGTTTCACGAGCTGAAGAAATCAAAGTCTTGGCCAATGAAGCATTTAAAG CCCACAAATATGGACAGGCTATTGATCTGTACTCGCAAGCTATCGAACTAAATGGTGACAATGCAGTTTACTGGGCTAATCGTGCATTCGCCCACTCTAAACTCGAGGAATATGGCAGTGCGATACTGGATGCTTCGAAAGCCGTTGAAATCGATCCTAAATACTCAAAG GGTTATTACAGGCGAGGTGCTGCTTATCTTGCCATGGGCAAATTCAAAGATGCTCTAAAGGACTTCCAACAA GTGAAAAAAATCTGCCCAAATGATCCTGATGcttcaaagaaattaaaggaaTGTGAGAAGGCAGTAATGAAGCTTAAGTTTGAAGAAGCAATTGCTGTTCCCGAGTCTCAGAGGCGCTCAGTAGCTGATTCTATTGATTTTCATTCGATAG GGACTAGCCCCAGTTCATCATCCATGCCCACCCAAGTGGCCATAGCACCAGTAGCAGTAGCAGTTGTGGCAGCAGGTGCGATGTTGGTGGGAACGGCAAAACCTGTTGTGGTGGTAGCAGTGCTAATGGTGGTACTGGTGGTCCTAGGGGCATATTTATGGGGTAGCTGCAGGGGTAGTGGTGTTTTTACCAAGAGAGGAATAATGGATTTAG ATGTGGAGCCACAATACTCTGGTGCAAGGATAGAGGGAGATATTGTCACTTTGGATTTTGTCAAGAAAATGATGGATGACTTCAAGAATCAAAAGTGCTTACACAAACG ATATGCATTCCAGATGGTTTTACAAACAAGAGAAATTCTGCAAGCTCTTCCTTCTTTGGTTGATATAAATGTTCCTGAGGGCAAGCATTTCACTGTTTGTGGTGATGTACATGGTCAG TTCTACGATCTGTTAAACATTTTTGAGCTGAATGGGTTTCCCTCGGAAGAGAATCCATATCTGTTTAATGGTGACTTTGTGGATAGGGGATCATTTTCCTTGGAAGTCATCCTCACATTGTTTGCTTTCAAGTGCATGTGTCCATCAG CTATATATCTTTCTAGAGGAAATCatgaaagcaagagcatgaacAAGATATATGGTTttgagggtgaggtcagatccaAGTTGAGCGAGACATTTGTCGAACTCTTTGCAGAAGTCTTCTGTTGTTTACCTTTGGCTCATGTAATAAATGGGAAGGTGTTTGTGGTACATGGAGGTCTTTTTAGTGTTGATGGGGTGAAACTGTCTGACATTAAAGCCATTGATCGGTTTTGCGAACCTCCAGAGGAAG GATTGATGTGTGAATTGCTATGGAGTGATCCACAGCCATTCCCTGGAAGAGGTCCTAGCAAGCGGGGTGTAGGGCTTTCTTTTGGTAAAGATGTGACACAGAGATTTTTGCAGGACAATAACCTAG ATTTAGTTGTGCGGTCTCATGAAGTAAAGGATGAAGGATATGAGATCGAGCATGATGGTAAATTGATCACTGTATTTTCTGCTCCAAATTATTGTGATCAG ATGGGTAACAAGGGTGCTTTTATTCGATTTGAAGCCCCTGATTTGAAGCCAAATATTGTTACATTCTCAGCAGTG CCTCACCCTAATGTCAAGCCTATGGCATATGCAAACAACTTCCTGCGAATGTTCTCATAA